The proteins below are encoded in one region of Desulfobotulus mexicanus:
- the atpG gene encoding ATP synthase F1 subunit gamma, with amino-acid sequence MATLKEVKTKISGVKKTKQITKAMNMVAASRLRSTQRRMSAFRPYAVKYGEVLGSLAGRAGEGASPLLVPREEVKKVHLVICTSDRGLCGGFNNNITEAAGRWLQTLEEGVEVSFTAFGKKGREWVRKNKGDLKDVHLGVVGTVFGFNVASTAGLKLISDFLEGTYDEVHIIYPEFQSMSRQVPAVHQLLPIPAAALVDEEALEDEKIEEDYIPEHICEPSPAALLNAMLPRNVHIQIFRALLETSTSEHAARMVAMDNATRACNDMIKDLNRIFNKARQAAITNDLMDIVGGAEALRG; translated from the coding sequence ATGGCAACGCTCAAGGAAGTCAAAACAAAGATCTCCGGGGTCAAAAAGACCAAGCAGATCACCAAGGCCATGAATATGGTCGCGGCTTCCCGGCTCCGGAGCACACAGCGGCGGATGAGTGCATTTCGTCCCTATGCTGTCAAATACGGAGAAGTGCTGGGTAGCCTTGCTGGCAGGGCAGGGGAAGGCGCAAGCCCTCTTCTTGTTCCCCGGGAAGAGGTAAAGAAGGTTCATCTGGTCATTTGTACATCCGACCGCGGGCTTTGCGGCGGTTTTAACAATAATATTACAGAAGCAGCAGGGCGCTGGCTGCAGACCCTGGAAGAAGGCGTTGAGGTTTCTTTTACTGCCTTTGGTAAAAAAGGCCGTGAGTGGGTCCGCAAGAACAAGGGTGATCTGAAAGATGTTCATCTGGGCGTTGTGGGCACGGTTTTCGGGTTTAATGTTGCATCCACGGCTGGCTTAAAGCTGATCTCCGACTTTTTGGAAGGAACCTATGACGAGGTTCATATCATTTATCCGGAATTCCAGAGTATGAGCCGTCAGGTACCTGCTGTTCACCAGCTTTTGCCCATCCCTGCAGCTGCTCTGGTGGATGAAGAAGCCCTTGAAGATGAAAAGATAGAGGAAGACTATATTCCTGAGCATATATGTGAACCTTCACCGGCGGCTCTGCTCAATGCCATGCTTCCGAGAAACGTTCATATTCAGATTTTCCGTGCTCTTCTGGAAACATCCACCAGTGAACATGCGGCACGTATGGTGGCCATGGACAACGCAACCCGGGCCTGCAATGACATGATCAAGGATCTGAACAGGATCTTCAATAAGGCACGTCAGGCGGCGATTACCAATGACTTGATGGACATTGTCGGAGGAGCCGAAGCCCTCAGGGGATAA
- the atpD gene encoding F0F1 ATP synthase subunit beta: MSKNIGKIRQVMGPIVDVEFEPGNLPNILTALLISNPAINDEEDNLVVEVAQHLGDNLVRTIAMDVTDGLVRGMDVRDTGRPIQMPVGEAALGRVLNVVGRPVDGKGPIDMSKTSDIHRSAPAFTSQDTSVRVLETGVKVIDLLVPFPRGGKMGMFGGAGVGKTVIMMEMVNNIGMHHGGISVFAGVGERTREGNDLYHEMKDSGVLHKCCLVYGQMTEPPGARARVALSALAEAEYFRDVEGQDVLLFIDNIFRFTQAGAEVSALLGRMPSAVGYQPTLAVDMGALQERITSTDKGSITAVQCVYVPADDLTDPAPATTFAHLDGTVVLSRAISELGIYPAVDPLDSSSRILDANFIGEEHYRVARTVQQILQKYKDLQDIIAILGVDELSDEDKLTVARARKVQRFLSQPFHVAEQFTGIPGCYVKIEDTIRSFKEICEGKHDDLPEQAFYLVGSIEEAVAKAERMAAE, from the coding sequence ATGAGTAAAAATATTGGCAAGATCAGGCAGGTCATGGGGCCGATTGTGGATGTGGAGTTCGAACCCGGAAATCTGCCCAATATTCTGACCGCCCTTCTGATCTCGAACCCGGCGATCAATGATGAAGAAGATAACCTTGTTGTAGAGGTTGCCCAGCATCTGGGTGATAATCTGGTTCGGACCATTGCCATGGACGTTACCGATGGTCTGGTTCGGGGTATGGATGTCAGGGATACGGGAAGGCCCATTCAGATGCCAGTGGGTGAGGCTGCTCTGGGACGGGTTCTGAATGTTGTGGGTCGTCCGGTTGACGGCAAGGGGCCCATTGATATGTCCAAAACTTCGGATATTCATCGTTCGGCTCCTGCCTTTACCTCACAGGATACCTCTGTACGTGTTCTTGAAACAGGTGTTAAGGTTATTGACCTGCTGGTGCCCTTTCCCCGTGGTGGCAAGATGGGTATGTTCGGTGGTGCCGGTGTTGGTAAAACCGTTATCATGATGGAGATGGTTAATAACATCGGTATGCATCACGGTGGTATCTCCGTATTTGCAGGCGTAGGGGAAAGAACCCGTGAAGGTAACGACCTTTACCATGAAATGAAGGATTCCGGTGTTCTTCACAAGTGCTGCCTTGTGTACGGCCAGATGACCGAACCCCCCGGAGCCCGTGCCCGTGTTGCCCTTTCCGCCCTTGCGGAAGCGGAATACTTCCGTGATGTGGAAGGCCAGGACGTGCTTCTCTTCATTGATAACATCTTCCGTTTCACCCAGGCCGGTGCTGAGGTTTCCGCCCTTCTCGGACGTATGCCTTCTGCTGTAGGTTATCAGCCAACGCTTGCGGTGGACATGGGTGCCCTGCAGGAGCGTATTACTTCTACTGATAAGGGTTCCATCACGGCGGTTCAGTGCGTTTATGTTCCTGCTGATGACCTTACAGACCCTGCTCCTGCAACAACTTTTGCCCATCTGGACGGTACAGTAGTTCTTTCCCGTGCTATTTCAGAGCTGGGTATTTATCCTGCTGTGGATCCCCTTGATTCCAGTTCCCGTATTCTTGATGCCAATTTTATTGGTGAAGAGCATTACAGGGTTGCCCGTACGGTGCAGCAGATTCTTCAGAAATATAAAGATCTTCAGGATATTATTGCGATTCTCGGTGTGGATGAACTTTCCGATGAGGATAAGCTTACCGTAGCCCGTGCCCGTAAAGTGCAGCGTTTCCTTTCCCAGCCCTTCCATGTGGCAGAACAGTTTACCGGTATTCCCGGCTGCTATGTGAAAATTGAGGATACCATCCGCTCTTTCAAAGAAATTTGTGAGGGCAAACATGATGATCTTCCGGAGCAGGCTTTCTATCTTGTTGGGTCCATTGAGGAAGCCGTTGCCAAGGCCGAACGCATGGCCGCAGAATAA
- a CDS encoding F0F1 ATP synthase subunit epsilon encodes MAASIKLEIVTPEHVVVDESVQTVVAPGLLGEFGVLPGHTSFITSLKLGALRYEDTAGQTRYVFIKEGFAEVLPDKVTILAEAAERRKDIDIARAEASLERAKKRLEEKSREENIDFLRARAALARSINRIRLATGQEPD; translated from the coding sequence ATGGCAGCCAGTATCAAGCTTGAGATCGTAACCCCCGAGCATGTGGTGGTGGACGAAAGTGTACAAACCGTCGTTGCTCCAGGACTTCTCGGAGAATTCGGTGTACTGCCCGGTCATACTTCGTTTATTACCTCGCTGAAACTGGGGGCCCTGCGCTATGAAGATACGGCAGGGCAGACACGCTATGTTTTTATAAAAGAGGGTTTTGCAGAAGTCCTTCCGGATAAGGTTACCATCCTTGCGGAGGCGGCAGAACGGCGCAAAGATATTGATATAGCTCGTGCGGAAGCGTCCCTTGAGCGCGCCAAAAAGCGTCTTGAGGAAAAGAGCAGAGAAGAAAATATAGACTTTCTGCGTGCACGGGCAGCATTGGCAAGATCCATCAACCGGATTCGTCTGGCTACGGGTCAGGAACCTGATTGA
- a CDS encoding sugar phosphate nucleotidyltransferase: MAYFCGLAVIILAAGKGTRMRSDLAKVLHPVGGVPMIVRVAESVQALNPKKCVVVVGHQAESVNSALRDYPFSFALQDKQLGTGHAVASAISFIPSDCQQVLVVCGDTPLIRTETLMRLCRQHSEEKAALTLLAVHLEDPHGYGRILCDSDGKVNAIVEEKDASSEEKKVCLVNAGFYCFDRSFLVREIAGLDQNNSQGEYYLTDLLAVARAAGERVACVSADFPEEVMGINSPENLEVANLLVGKAAGLNQFP; the protein is encoded by the coding sequence ATGGCATACTTCTGTGGTTTGGCCGTGATTATTCTTGCCGCAGGAAAGGGTACCCGCATGCGATCGGATCTTGCCAAGGTCCTTCATCCTGTGGGCGGAGTGCCTATGATTGTCCGTGTGGCAGAAAGTGTTCAGGCTCTTAATCCGAAAAAATGTGTTGTGGTTGTGGGGCATCAGGCGGAATCTGTGAATTCTGCCCTCCGGGACTACCCCTTTTCTTTTGCTTTACAGGATAAACAGCTTGGTACGGGCCATGCTGTTGCCTCTGCCATTTCTTTTATTCCGTCAGATTGCCAGCAGGTTCTGGTTGTTTGCGGTGATACGCCATTGATCCGTACGGAGACCTTGATGCGCCTGTGTCGTCAGCACTCAGAAGAAAAGGCAGCTTTGACTTTGCTGGCCGTTCATCTTGAGGATCCCCATGGTTACGGTCGGATTCTTTGTGATTCCGATGGGAAGGTGAATGCAATTGTTGAGGAAAAAGATGCTTCTTCTGAAGAAAAAAAGGTATGCCTTGTGAATGCGGGCTTCTATTGTTTTGACCGCAGCTTTTTGGTCCGTGAAATTGCCGGGCTTGATCAGAATAACAGCCAGGGGGAATACTATCTGACGGATCTGTTGGCGGTTGCAAGGGCTGCCGGAGAGCGGGTGGCATGTGTTTCTGCTGATTTTCCAGAGGAAGTGATGGGGATTAACTCACCGGAAAACCTTGAAGTTGCTAATTTACTTGTGGGGAAGGCAGCGGGCCTTAACCAATTCCCTTGA
- a CDS encoding cell division protein ZapA, with translation MDTIVTIHMFGEVYKFKAEAGVADAKEVADFLMEELGRVEKDLGPQAKTVTKTAKLLLATMNIANSYYNLKRQHMETVSELTQRSDALLMALEAVPDTPPSIKE, from the coding sequence TTGGATACCATCGTAACAATACATATGTTTGGCGAGGTGTACAAGTTTAAGGCGGAGGCAGGCGTTGCCGATGCGAAAGAGGTTGCCGATTTTTTGATGGAAGAGCTTGGGCGGGTTGAAAAGGATCTCGGCCCTCAAGCAAAAACCGTTACCAAAACAGCAAAGCTTCTGCTGGCTACCATGAATATTGCCAATTCGTATTATAATCTTAAACGGCAGCATATGGAAACGGTGTCAGAATTGACGCAAAGATCGGATGCCTTGCTAATGGCCTTGGAGGCGGTTCCAGATACTCCTCCTTCTATAAAAGAATAA